From one Firmicutes bacterium HGW-Firmicutes-1 genomic stretch:
- a CDS encoding DNA-binding response regulator, which translates to MKCKILVIEDEVKIARFIELELKYEGYEVELVNDGRSGLERAQVGQYDLILLDLMLPRMSGIEVCRRLRQGGMVTPIIMLTAKDDVSDKVMGLDMGADDYMTKPFAIEELLARIRVALKRKEKAEKEDEHKGKIYIFKGLEVDDIKRQVTYNGDNIELTKKEYELLKYLLENKNIALDREKILEKVWGYDYYGDTNVIDVYVRYLRSKIDQQYAVELIKTVRGVGYAIYD; encoded by the coding sequence ATGAAATGTAAAATTCTTGTAATTGAAGACGAAGTAAAAATCGCACGCTTTATTGAATTAGAGCTAAAGTATGAAGGCTACGAGGTTGAGTTAGTGAATGACGGTCGTAGTGGACTTGAAAGGGCTCAGGTAGGTCAATACGATTTGATTCTACTGGATTTAATGCTACCAAGAATGAGTGGAATTGAGGTTTGCAGAAGATTAAGGCAAGGTGGGATGGTCACTCCAATTATTATGTTAACAGCAAAGGATGATGTTTCTGATAAGGTCATGGGGCTTGATATGGGCGCAGATGATTATATGACGAAGCCTTTTGCGATTGAAGAGTTACTAGCAAGAATTAGAGTTGCGTTAAAAAGAAAAGAAAAAGCTGAAAAAGAAGATGAGCACAAGGGGAAAATTTATATTTTTAAAGGACTAGAGGTTGACGATATAAAAAGGCAAGTAACCTATAATGGTGACAATATTGAGCTTACAAAAAAGGAATATGAATTATTGAAATATTTGCTGGAAAATAAAAATATTGCCTTAGATAGAGAAAAAATTCTTGAAAAGGTTTGGGGTTATGATTATTACGGAGATACAAATGTAATTGATGTCTATGTAAGATACTTGAGATCAAAAATTGATCAACAATATGCAGTTGAACTCATAAAAACTGTAAGAGGGGTAGGTTACGCTATCTATGACTAG